The Lagenorhynchus albirostris chromosome 17, mLagAlb1.1, whole genome shotgun sequence nucleotide sequence gcccaggaTCTGGGAGGCAGCCTCTGCTTTTCTAGCCTCCTAAGTGAGTCCCCTTCTCTCTGCAGGTGTTTCCCATTAAACACTACCAGGACAGAATCCGGCCTTACATCCAGCTGCCCTCACACAGGAACATCACTGGCATTGTGGAAGTGATCCTTGGGGAAACCAAAGCCTATGTCTTCTTTGAGAGGGACTTTGGGGACATGCACTCCTACGTGCGCAGCCGGAAGAGGCTGCGGGAAGAGGAGGCTGCCCGGCTCTTCAAGCAGATCGTCTCTGCCGTTGCCCACTGCCACCAGTCAGCCATCGTGCTGGGGGACCTAAAGCTTAGGAAGTTTGTCTTCTCCACAGAGGAGAGGTGAGCGGCCTCCACAGCCTCTCCTGTGCCTTTTGACTCCAAAACGAGGGTGCAGGTCGAGCAGTTAGGTGCAGGGTGTTGGTTCAAAACAGCACCAAGGGCTCAGTTGTCCCAGAGTTAGTCTTTAGAAATCCTCTCTCCAGAGGGGCCAAAGCCAAAGTTGGTTATTCTGCACCCTTGTGGACGTGGCCTGGGGACACCTTGGTGCGTCTGTGGGATGTCACGTGAGGACAGGATGCCCTCCCCGCTTCCACCCCAGGATCAGGTTTATTCCCCATCGTTGTCAGAAAGGTCAGTTCTCCTGGGGTACAAATGTCAGTCTGCCCTTCACAACATCCATTCCTAGAGGATGTCTTCAAACCCTTGTTTATACcgagtggggttttttttcttgttttttcccccctgtttatttacttatttattgtacCTAGTAAGTATCACAGAGCTGGTCAGACTGTCGTAGTTGCAGAAACCTATCCCTTTCCTTCACACCACACTCCTATTATGAGTCAGGCTTGGCCcccaatattttctccccattctCCGGTGACTTTTTAGACGTCTTGTTTGGATGCATCTTCAGAAGATAGCCACAGTTGAGTGAGAAATGGAAGCTGGCTAGAATTGGTTGCTAAATATAGATCATGGCTTACCTCATAAAGAACAAGATGAGCTCGATAAGACAATAATGTGACATTAAGATTCAGAGTTGAGGTTTCAGTTGAGAATTCAGGAAGCCACAGGAGATAAACCTTACCTGATTTTAAGAGGTGGGCCACATCCCTTGTGGAAAGATTAAAAGCAATACCATTGTAGAATTGCACAGGTGGGTGTGTGTTACTTCGTTGTAGGTATTCATGCAGGGCTCACCCCACCTGTGCTTTTTTTACCCTTGACTTCAGGTCCTATGAAAAAGTATAGGGTTGAGTTGCCAGAAAGCATGGCTTTGTGTCTGACCTTGCAAGAGTCATTGGATCATACTGATtagcaaagaaaagcaaagtgtTGGTAATGAAGAAGTTTCCAATTCCTGGAACACTCTCCTTTGATATGGTGATGTATTTTCTGAAACACACCTTACACACCTCCTTGCTTACTGTTGAAATCTGCTATTGCACAGGCGAATGTCATGTGCGTGGAGTTTGGCAACCCGAGGGTTAAGCAATGACAGGCTGACGCTATTCGTGTAACCAGCACAGGTGCAGGGTTTTAGTACTACAGCAGCCAATCAGTGGCAGACAGTGTGGGTTGAGTCATATTTTCCGTTTACAGAACCAATGGGTATTTTACATAACGACGGGAgggggggacggggggggggggaggtcaGGCTGAGGACATACTGAAGTTAGCACATGTATACTACACTCCAGGGaacaggaaggcaggaagaagaagaaaaaaaaacaaaaaagaactagaCCTTTGAGAGGAAAAGGAATTGACCCAGTAGCCCGTACCAAATGTTTGCGTCTAACTTCGCAACGAGTGACTTACTGACACAGGGCTGTTTCAGAGAAGCTGGGGGGAGCATAAGTGACCACCATGTATTGGAGACTCCCCACATGGCTCTGGGCTTTGGGGGAGCCAAGAGGCTTGAGTGGCTGGATCTGAACAAGGAGGCACCTGCAGCTTCATCAGAGAGCCTTAACTAAAGATGTTTCAAACCTTAGTTGTTACCTGAAGAGATAAACCCTTACCTGAGTAAATGAGCTCAGGTGTTGATGTGTCATCCTagggtgtgcgtgcgtgtgtgtgcgtgtgtgtgtgtgtgtgcatgtgcacacatacGAGGGCGTTTTAGGGCTCCTGCATCTTTCAAATCCACCAGctgcttttctttgtcctttctgtCCAGGCTAAGCATTCTTTGCAATTAAATATCccaataaatgtaattaacattCCATGTACGTTTCCCATCATGGCCGTCATGGCTTGGGCTCAGGTGGACAGAATCCCCTCTGTGTGTATATATCGATGTGAACAGGAGTGCTAACAACCTGTGTGCAGTAACAGTGACCTTGGGCTCCGTGTTCTGTAATGTTCTGTAATGCCAAGCAACGGGTCCAAGTAGCCCTGGCAGTCAGTGGCATGATAAGAGATAAGATCCACTTGTAGGATGCCCAGGCTCTCCCTGAAGCAGTAGGATAAACTGCTCTTCCCTGATagcttttggagaaatgtcagcaTTCCCCTGAGACAGGCTCCCACTGCTGCAATGTGAACTTTGTAAATTGTGTAACCCCTATTAGGATATGTCTTATAAGCTGTAGCATAATGAATAGTATTTGGGGCTTTGCATCATACCCTCCACCCCAGGCTCTCTCTCAATACTTTGCTAATGTGTATTGCAGTTTGTATTGGTTTGTGAAATCCTGAGTCCTCCAGGGTGATGCAAGGCACTGCTAACTGGATGAAGGGGTAACTGGCATTCCTTGGGCCTTTGCGATGAGTACTTGTGGGCGCTATTATTGGGAAGGCCTTGGTTTTCATAGTAGCTGGAAGTAATGGCTTGTTTCCTCTCTCCTACAGAACCCAGCTCAGACTGGAAAGTCTAGAAGATACACACATAATTAAGGGAGAAGATGATGCTTTGTCAGACAAACACGGCTGCCCAGCCTACGTGAGCCCCGAGATTCTCAACACCACAGGGACCTACTCCGGAAAGGCGGCGGACGTTTGGAGCCTCGGGGTGATGCTCTACACCCTTTTGGTGGGACGCTACCCCTTCCATGACTCAGACCCCAGTGCCCTTTTCTCCAAAATCCGACGTGGACAGTTCTGCATTCCTGACCACATTTCCCCCAAAGCCAGGTGCCTCATTCGCAGCCTTCTGAGACGGGAGCCTTCAGAAAGACTCACTGCTCCAGAGATCTTACTCCATCCCTGGTTCGAGTCTGTCTTGGAGCCTGGGTACGTCGACTCAGAAATAGGAACTTCCGACCAGATTGTTCCAGAGTACCAGGAGGACAGTGACATCAGTTCCTTCTTCTGCTAATCCCCAAACCTCAGAAACCTCATAATTCTCACACATGGCATTTCCATTTCTAAAGATGGACAGGCCTTTCCTGCAGAGCTGTTTCCCTTAGTGAACCTTCGCCAGCTGTCCCTGTGTCAGATATGGGGGTTCCGCATCTTTTACAGGTGGCAAGGAGTATGGATATCCTGCAGCATGTGAGCAAGTGAAATGAACATTCTAAAGGGAGAGGAAATGAATCGCACAATGGCATTTTGGGCAATAACCATATTTTTAACAGGGTGACAAATAATTTGGGCCAATAAACCTGCCATCTTCGAACTTGTCTTTGGTAGCCAGACTTTTGCTACCCTAGCTTCTCTGATCGGAAAGTTGTTTTTTCTGGTTTGGTTTAACACTCAccctttcttcatctttttggAGCAGACTGTTTCAGGGGCATAGGAGCCTACCTGAACCACGAACCCAGAATTTCTCCTCCATTTCCTGCCAAGACCTCATTTGCACTAATGCCTTCTTTCTGACCTTGAAATGCGCCCTCCCATCCCTTCACTATAAAAGCACTTACCAGCTAACTGTGGAAAAGTATCATAAAAGATTCAAACTCCTGGCTATTTTAGAACTCTGAGCTCAGACAGAGAGACTGGAGACTTTTAACAAGAATTTGAGCACTTGGAAACCATTAGCTTTCTTGGTTCCCCTCAAATATGTTAGCATTTATCCTTTACTTTTTTCCCCAAGACCATCTCAGGGTGGAGCATTTTGTCTAGGAGGAGAAAGATAAGAAggctctccactccctctcccaaGAGCAAATGTTAAACATCTTAGTGCTTCAGAGAAAGTGAATTTTGGATAGTCTTAGACGGTTCTCGGACTAACTTCCAGAATTATACTTTAACCACCGCCATGGGTATGGTCTGCAGTTTTGCATGACAGGTTGTGAATATTTTGGATGTGGTGTGGTTTATGAATACATCTGCAGCATCAGTATCTGGGATGAAATAGCAAGCCCCAAATCTTTAAACTTGAAAGGGACGTTAAAAGTCATCTGGTCCAACTTCTTTCGTTTCTCTGCCACCTCCCAATGCAGAAATCCGCCCCCCCGACACACAGCTTCTTTCACAGGTTGGGTCTGCAACCTCTTTTTGAATGCTTCCAGAGATGGGAACTCACTACCTACAAAAGATAGAGCTTAACAAAGAAACTGCAActtgcattaaaaaaacaagtacAGATGAAATATCAGTAAATAGACAGTACTGAAATCAGGTGATTAAACGGGTAAACCAAACATACTGTATTTTGAgaaatggcacaaaaacaggcagtcACTTTTAAGGGCTACGCCTAGGCAAACTACTAACATGCATTGTGAGAATACCGTGTATACCTCACGTACTGTGTACTTTGTACATATAGTGTACCTTTTATACATATGTccgattttttgttgttgttttggctcTGACGCTTGTTCTGTTGTCTGTGTCTGTCTGAATAACCTGCGTGTCTAAGGCCACGTGAAATGTGAATGATCATTGGCAATATTACCTTGACAGAATCATGGGACTTGGAGAAGAGGGAGGACAGAAGCCTCTGTCCCACTAACGTTCTTGTATTTGCTTGAATGTTGTATCTGTGATACATGACCCGGCTGAGGACTCTGGGCTGGCTGGGGCTTCGAAACACTAGATCCTTcctgtacatgtgtatatatgtgagacGGCTGTTTCTGACTTgtagagaaattttaataaatctgGTTTCGTAAATGGGTGCAGTGACTTTCTTTGGAGTCCAGTCCGCCACTGCCTGGTGCACTTTCACACTGAGGCTGCAAAGGTCTCTGGCATCAGGGCCTGGGATCTcgaggaggagatggagaagtAAACAGATGATGATTATTATGTGTGACCTTTGACAGCTGAGCCCATTCACTTTTTCCATTGAAGTGAGCAAATTCATTTTGATGGGTGAAACCAATTTGGTGAATCAGGTTGGTGAGGTCTATGGGTTGAATTTAGAGTTGAGAAACATTTCGAGAGGAGCATACATAAAAAAGTCTCGAGTTGTAAGAGTCCCTCTGACTTATGGTCCTTTTTAGTTCAGGGACCCTTGAGAATTTGATGAAAATTGTGGACACTTCTCAGAAAAATGTACATGTGTATCCAGCAGAATTTTGTTGTAATTTCAGAGGTCCACATACATCCCTGAAGGCATCACAGGACTTCTGATGAGAACCAACCTCCCCCCTTACCTCCCCCATTAGACTTAATTAAAATGGCTGAGGCTTTTCCATGTTTCCTGTAAGTGTGAAAATGGAACTAAAggatggaaaactgaaagcaacattattttgaattacaaaggcagagaaagaaaggattTTGATTTGATTAGGTGTATAGCCTCACTATCACATCAGAATTTATTCTATATGAAGTCAGTTAGCatccagagtgatttttttttttttttttttgcggtatgtgtgCCTCCCACTGCTAtggcgcaggcccagcggccatgactcactggcccagccgctctgtggcatgtgggatcttcccgggtcggggcatgaacccgtgtcccctgcatcggcaggcggaccctcaaccactgtgccaccagggatgccccagagtgattttttaaaaaatattttcattgtaagtgtaacaaatatatagaaaaatgcaCGTAAAAGTGTGTGGCTCTGAATTTTCACGAAACAAACACACTGGCCTAACCTACAGTCAGGGCAAGGAAACAAAACACTGCCAGGACCCCAGGAGCCCCCTCCTACCCGTTTCAGTCCCTACCTGACACCTCCTCCAAGGGTTACCACCATGGGACAGAATTTTAACTCTAAGTTCTAATGGTACAAGTTAGAATGAGGATTAAGTCATCACTCCGGGCTTACATGAAAAGGCATACAGAGATTACAGGTGACACAGTTGCCCTTTCTAGGACTTAGGCTGAGATCACTCAGGAAAGAGACCTATGACACCAAAGTAAGAGCAACTCAGGCCTCGTGACCCAGGAacttaagaaatggaaaaagcacaAAGCAACACAAGGAATGGTCAGATGCCTGAGTAGCTAAGAGACTAGGAAGCTGGGAGTTGATCTAGGGCCATTCCACGAAGAAGACCCTTAAACCCCAAAGTTCCTGGGTCCTCAGAACATACACTGCAATTTCTCCCTGCCCTGATGAACCCAGGCGAGGCTCTGCACAACTCCTTGGGCACACAGAAGGCTAATACTTTGGACTTCACAGAACTTTTTAATCTAAGGATTTCAAAATACTTTGCAAGCAATTAAGGTTACAGCACCTTTTTGTACTGTCGTTGCATGAACAAAGTGGAGAGAAATATGGGTCAGGATTGGCTGGGATGACACGTGATGCCACAAATCCATAAATTTAATCTCTTCAAAGGTTGGAACAAATCTGGGGCAATCACAACCAGTTACATTATAGAAGGTTGGAAGGAGAGTGTACCGAGTACTGGTTGAAAGGCTgatcacttttattttctcttgtaccCTCAACATAAATCATTCAAGTAACATATCAATGACTGCTTATTCATATTGTACTTTCTAGaagttttcactctttttctccccttttccttctctctctccttttatatTCACAGCAGCCAGGTGAAATAGGCAAGTCAAATATTATTTGctccatttgatagatgaggaaacaggctcgaATGTCTTTCAGGAGCTACTTAGAAGTAAGCAGCTCAGGGCTGGGACATAAACTCAGGTCTTTTACTCCTTGTCTAATGTTGCGGCTATGTCTGCACACGGCTGTTTAACTTCTGGTAAGAATGACGACTGGAGAAGACGGTTCAAGACAAATACAGATACTGAGATTTTAGCCCCCTCAAGGTCTTCACAGTGATTCAGTACGTCAGTTATAAAGGTGGGAGCATTACTGAAGATGAGAGATATCCattattcaaaaaacatttactgttcacctaccatgtgccaggcactgtggtagaCCCTTGGGAAACAGACGACCAAGACTCAGTCATAGCTCAGTGAATGGAAAGCTCCATGAAGTTGGGGACTGTGACCGTCTTTGTCACCCCTGGCTCTCAGCACTCAGCTCAGTGCCTATCACAGGAAGGTGTCCAATACCAacatggatggatgagtgggtggatgagtggatgagcggatggatgagtgggtgggtgggtggatgagtggatggacgagtgggtgggtgagtggacgagtgggtgggtgggtggacgaGTGGATGGACgagtgggtgggtgagtggatgagtggatggacgagtgggtggatggatgtgtggatggataaatggaggGATGTCCTCCAGCAGCTCAGAGCCTAATGGGCCTCCAAGTCAGAGAGCGGAGAGCACAGAAGCCAGGATCTTGTGACTGGGGTCTCTTCCTAGCTCTGAAGCTCTTCCACTATTTGACCTTGAACAAGCAGATCTGCCTCTCTGGCTCTCATTTGCTCATCTTTAAACAGGAGTGATACCCTTTGACATCTTTGGCCTCTTCAGTTGGTATTCTGTGAAAAGAGAGTGATTCTGTGAAAACAGGGCCTACGATAATCTTCGTCAGAGGGACCATCGGAATAGTTTTATGCTTCCTTTTAAAACTAGTCACAGGCAGCGTGAAATTAGAATGAAAATTTCATACTGGATGAGAAAAAGCATTGTAGCAATGAAGATTATGGAACTGACTTTTCAATATGACTTTGgctcccctccaaaaaaaaaaaaaagaggagtagGATCTCACTACCAACCCCTGGGAACTGCCCATATGAGATTTCAGTGGATTCTTAAAGATCCCAGTAGCAGTCAATGACTTACGGCTCCTAGAAGaggtaggaaaagaggaagatggTCTCTTTCACAAATATCACACCTCAGTCCTGCTTATGCTTGACAGTATGCGTCTCATTTTATCTTCTCAGCAACCCTGTGAAGTGAATGATTTGTTCCCATTTAGCAGATATGGATGCCGAGAACTAGAGGCTGGACAGTGTGTCCAAATTCATGCAGTGGGTGGATGGGACTCAAACCCATCTGTTTGACTCCAgatctttgccttttccagtccGGTGCTTTACGTTTTGGGTTTGATGTGCTAGACCAGCAACATGATATCTTCTTTTTGGAGCAGCCATTGTGCTGGGAGATTTTTTGCCAGGAAGTGTACCATATGCTGGGTTACTCCTTGTTTTAGTCTATGATGTCTACTTGCTGATTCTTATCAACAGAGCCCTCATGGCGTACTAAGagctgtgctaagtgcttcacGTGAATTAACAAATTACCTCACAGCACCCCTATAAAGCAGTACTGGTATCATCCCCTTTTTATAGATaaagagactgaggttcagagagggtgagggatttatccaaagtcacacagcacagCATTCATCCAGAGCTCTTAACCACGAGGGCTTACTGCCTGTTGGTTTTTAGAACTGGGAGACTTTGTAAACGATTTAGTCCTAAATGCAATGTGGCATCCTCGAACAGGAAAAGGACgttaatgagaaaatgagtgaaatccaaataaagtctgtatTTTAATTAGTAATAATGTGTCACTGTTGGTTTCTTAATTGGGACAAATGTACCacggaaatgtaaaatgataggATCAGGGGAAACCGAGTGAGGGATATTCGGCAACTATCTGTACTatttctgcaacttttctgtaaatctaaaattattccaaataaaatgtttattataaaaaaaagatttagtccACACTTACCCCATTTTAGGAGGGGACACCAAGGCTGAGACTGGGGAAGCCACAGCCGCGCCTGCACCCTGCAGCTCAGCTTCCTGGGTGCAAGCTGGTGTGCTGTGCGTGACCTTCTAGAATGTGTCTGGACCCAAATGAGATCAATGTCAGGCATGTCCATGGAGTGAGCCAGAAAAATTTTGGACGTCAGGCACGGCATTTTGAAAACATCGGTTCTGAGGTCTGTCCTTTCAGACAGTGACTACATGAGTGTCCCCAGCACTTTCCTCCCCTGGCCGTCGCACTTGGTCAGCTGAGCCCGGCGAGCCAGGCCCGTGGCTGTGCAGCTCAGTCATGATCTCAACTCTACGCCTCGTTAGCTAGCAGGCAGCAGGCGCATCCCCGGTAGAAGGCTGGACCGCGAGGGCCTGAGGGGTCAGGGTTCAAGTACACTCCAAACGGACTTCCCATCCCCGTTACACGCgaggaggcctttgggaggtgaggaGCCACCAGACCCGCTCCCTGTGGAGCCGTAGCTGTCAGCAGCCGGGAGGCAGGTTCACCCACACTccccccattttatggatggggaaGCCAAGCCTGAGAGAGGGGGAAGAATAGCCGATTTGCGGCCAACGCTCGCcttgtatttgaaattttctgtctCAGTAGCTGCAGTCAGAGTTGGTTTCCAAGTTCTTGCTCATCAGCACCTTTCTTACTTCTTCACTGGGGAAGTGAATTTGTGGAGGACATTTCACGGACAGCCCCTGAACACTCAATATGCTTTCGACACACTGCTGGATGTCCTGTGCCAACTATGAACACAGAAAGGGAATAATTAGAATGACTGTGATGATAGGAACCCACGAGTACGGAGTACTCATACCTGCCCAGCACTGCCTTAGCCCTTTACAGGCATGGCCTCATTTCATTCTTATAACAACTCTGTGAGGAAGGCACTCTtatttgtcccattttacaggtgggtaCATGAAAacccagagagggtaagtaacttgctcaaggttacacagctagtaaatgggaTCTGAACATAAGGAGTCTCATGCTAATGAATATGCTCTTAACGTGTGAGTGACCTGCTCCCCCATGTTGGCAGATgtt carries:
- the TRIB1 gene encoding tribbles homolog 1, translated to MRVGPVRSAMSGVSQPRAPALLLPVGRGAPAKRLLDADDAAAVAAKCPRLSECSSPPDYLSPPGSPCSPQPPPAAPGAGGGSGSAPGPSRIADYLLLPLAEREHVSRALCLHTGRELRCKVFPIKHYQDRIRPYIQLPSHRNITGIVEVILGETKAYVFFERDFGDMHSYVRSRKRLREEEAARLFKQIVSAVAHCHQSAIVLGDLKLRKFVFSTEERTQLRLESLEDTHIIKGEDDALSDKHGCPAYVSPEILNTTGTYSGKAADVWSLGVMLYTLLVGRYPFHDSDPSALFSKIRRGQFCIPDHISPKARCLIRSLLRREPSERLTAPEILLHPWFESVLEPGYVDSEIGTSDQIVPEYQEDSDISSFFC